The following coding sequences lie in one Cytobacillus sp. IB215665 genomic window:
- a CDS encoding sigma-70 family RNA polymerase sigma factor, producing the protein MISSSTNFITRLKKQKEDALEYTIDAYMPLVKTIATKILYMRPDVEECINDVFLTVWQNAHQFQGDTHDFKKWIGIITKYKAIDRYRQAEKRIAHEQADAPIEQKASALQTDESVLKREEKNAMLFAISQLKEIDRDIFIMKYYLELSNSEIADNLGLSKAAVDNRLYRGKKMLATDTKLKELLV; encoded by the coding sequence ATGATAAGTTCATCAACAAACTTTATCACTAGATTAAAAAAACAGAAAGAAGATGCACTTGAGTATACCATTGATGCTTATATGCCACTCGTGAAAACAATTGCCACCAAAATTTTATACATGAGACCAGATGTTGAAGAATGTATTAATGATGTTTTTCTAACAGTATGGCAAAATGCTCATCAGTTTCAGGGTGATACACACGACTTTAAAAAATGGATTGGCATAATTACTAAGTACAAAGCAATCGATCGATATCGTCAGGCGGAAAAACGAATCGCTCATGAACAAGCGGATGCTCCTATCGAACAGAAAGCAAGTGCTTTACAAACAGACGAATCAGTCTTGAAACGAGAAGAAAAAAACGCAATGTTATTTGCGATTAGTCAATTAAAAGAAATTGACCGCGATATTTTTATAATGAAATATTATTTAGAGCTCTCAAATAGTGAAATTGCTGACAATCTAGGCCTATCTAAAGCTGCTGTCGATAATCGGTTGTATCGAGGTAAGAAAATGTTAGCCACAGATACCAAGTTAAAGGAGCTATTAGTATGA
- a CDS encoding DUF4179 domain-containing protein encodes MSMKEWINMDVEQLELLDVTDIEKARVKQHLLTKRKKLPIWRNIAVAVVVIVGASTATGFAFPTLASQIPFIDNVINYFIDEEQHYKNFETFSTDIGLVQTDNDVSVMIDNAVYDGTNITVSFAIETNHDFGKAMKMSGGNHFNVISATGSGGSYQITKISDTHYVGLSTFTPHFKDEKYPETVEITWSPHAFYSMSNDLEVEGDWSFDFSLDRIEGDIQLVNDTVQDKNVNFTLKSVELTDVSTIIAYEQVVTDELLKQWPSVTPVFRVSDNLGNVYLSETGGGGVSPDNGKTFEGTTTFGTIQEGASQLIIQPVEIASLMSGQGHIEIELDPIVIQLK; translated from the coding sequence ATGAGTATGAAAGAATGGATAAATATGGATGTTGAGCAACTTGAGTTATTAGACGTAACAGACATAGAAAAGGCACGTGTCAAACAACATTTACTAACAAAACGCAAAAAATTACCGATTTGGCGTAATATTGCCGTTGCTGTTGTTGTCATTGTTGGAGCAAGTACGGCAACAGGTTTCGCATTCCCGACTCTTGCATCACAAATTCCGTTTATAGATAATGTAATTAATTATTTTATTGATGAAGAACAACATTACAAAAATTTTGAAACCTTTTCTACTGATATTGGTCTTGTGCAGACGGATAATGACGTTTCGGTCATGATTGATAACGCGGTATACGACGGCACGAACATTACTGTGTCTTTTGCGATTGAAACAAATCATGATTTTGGAAAAGCGATGAAAATGAGTGGGGGAAACCATTTTAATGTCATTAGTGCAACCGGTAGTGGTGGTAGTTATCAAATTACTAAGATTAGTGATACACACTATGTGGGCTTATCAACATTCACACCACATTTCAAAGATGAAAAATACCCAGAAACAGTTGAAATTACTTGGTCTCCCCATGCCTTTTATAGTATGTCTAATGATTTAGAGGTTGAGGGGGATTGGTCATTCGACTTTTCATTAGATCGTATAGAGGGAGATATCCAACTTGTGAATGATACTGTCCAGGACAAAAATGTAAACTTCACACTGAAGTCAGTTGAACTCACAGATGTTTCGACGATTATTGCCTATGAGCAAGTTGTGACAGACGAATTACTGAAACAATGGCCAAGTGTAACACCTGTATTCCGAGTTTCAGATAATCTAGGTAATGTGTACTTGAGTGAAACTGGTGGTGGTGGTGTTTCACCTGATAATGGGAAGACCTTTGAAGGAACGACAACATTCGGTACAATACAAGAAGGTGCTAGTCAGCTTATCATTCAACCTGTTGAAATCGCAAGCCTAATGTCTGGTCAAGGTCATATCGAAATTGAGCTCGATCCGATTGTTATTCAGTTGAAATAA
- a CDS encoding serine hydrolase domain-containing protein — protein sequence MKKSLFIVFISFSLVISACSAENSTKKESKSIGKSTIENVASDQTQTVNQDLSNLNLYTQMDNAMTRFEEYHNFSGAVYVGVEGEEIYSNAFGKADFDKDIPNTLDTKFIMASLTKQFTAAAVLLLEERGLLEIDHQVTDYLPGATQWEEITIHHLLSMSSGIVNTNHPKFGEKFFKFIDNGGSSRSNFTSLPTTEEAIAIYNDIPLNFKPGERYEYSNSNYIVLGLIIEQISGETYETFLEKNIFGPLEMLNSGSSIDWDIQENKALGYEKILSENDVYPTPYYEYFLYSSAGGLYTTMNDLVTWDRALYSEKLLKKETIDKMYAPYTKIPANSSYGSGFEYGYGWLSKGNIVEHAGYSPGYLGKFIVSLILNLS from the coding sequence ATGAAAAAAAGTTTGTTTATTGTGTTCATTAGTTTCTCACTTGTAATAAGTGCTTGTTCTGCTGAAAACTCTACAAAAAAAGAGAGCAAATCAATAGGAAAATCAACAATAGAAAATGTTGCATCAGATCAAACTCAAACTGTAAATCAAGATTTAAGCAACTTAAATTTATATACCCAAATGGATAATGCTATGACGCGCTTCGAAGAATACCATAATTTTTCAGGGGCTGTATATGTAGGTGTGGAAGGGGAAGAAATATACTCTAATGCGTTTGGTAAGGCTGACTTTGATAAAGATATCCCAAATACATTAGATACGAAATTCATTATGGCATCTTTGACAAAACAATTTACAGCTGCAGCGGTATTGTTACTAGAAGAAAGAGGATTACTTGAGATTGATCATCAAGTTACAGATTATTTACCTGGAGCTACTCAATGGGAAGAAATTACGATTCATCACCTATTATCGATGTCATCTGGAATTGTAAATACCAATCATCCAAAATTTGGTGAAAAGTTCTTTAAATTTATTGATAACGGAGGGAGTTCTAGATCTAATTTTACATCGTTGCCAACCACAGAAGAGGCCATTGCTATCTATAATGACATTCCTCTTAATTTTAAACCTGGTGAAAGATATGAATATAGTAATTCGAATTATATAGTATTAGGATTGATCATAGAACAAATCTCGGGGGAAACATACGAAACCTTTTTAGAAAAAAATATCTTTGGGCCTTTAGAGATGTTGAATTCTGGTTCTAGTATTGACTGGGACATTCAAGAGAATAAAGCTCTTGGGTATGAAAAAATCCTTTCAGAAAATGATGTTTATCCTACTCCATATTATGAGTATTTCTTGTATTCTTCTGCCGGTGGATTGTATACAACTATGAATGATTTAGTAACATGGGATAGGGCATTATATTCTGAAAAATTATTAAAAAAAGAGACAATAGATAAGATGTATGCTCCTTATACTAAGATTCCTGCTAACTCTAGCTATGGATCTGGATTTGAATATGGCTACGGGTGGCTTTCGAAAGGAAATATTGTTGAACATGCAGGGTATTCGCCAGGATATTTAGGAAAATTTATCGTGAGCTTGATTCTGAACTTGTCATAA
- a CDS encoding beta-propeller fold lactonase family protein, whose protein sequence is MVLAYVANRGAGDNTVSVIDVKTHSVIATVQVGNQPNFVDFTPDGKLAYVTNEGDNIISVIDVKTHSVITTIQVGSSPRNMAFTPDGKLAYAINQLGNSVLVIDVKTHNVIATVQVDFPFFVAFTPDGKHAYVRNDVGNIVSVIDTKTHLMISTIQVDDANTLDTQNFRFTPNGKLAYVINSTNDRPSTVSVIDVKTHSVIATISVGIQAHRIALSPDGKVAFVTNNMSGTVTVIDVKTHSVISTLNIGGNPSDVAITNDGKLVYVNSEIVDTVTAIDTKTHSVIATIQVGNIQFNSFLEFTPDNKLAYAGNQADGTVSVIDVKTHSVIATVPVGTDPRAIAFTPN, encoded by the coding sequence ATGGTACTGGCTTATGTTGCGAATCGTGGCGCTGGTGATAATACAGTTTCAGTAATCGATGTCAAAACACATAGCGTGATTGCTACTGTTCAGGTTGGAAATCAACCAAATTTCGTCGATTTCACGCCTGATGGCAAACTTGCTTATGTGACTAATGAAGGTGATAATATTATTTCTGTCATCGATGTCAAAACACATAGTGTAATCACTACCATTCAGGTCGGCTCCAGTCCAAGGAATATGGCTTTCACACCAGATGGCAAACTTGCTTATGCGATTAACCAATTAGGAAACAGTGTATTGGTGATTGATGTGAAAACACATAATGTAATTGCTACTGTTCAAGTAGATTTTCCATTTTTTGTAGCGTTTACCCCTGATGGGAAACACGCTTATGTGAGGAATGATGTAGGTAATATTGTTTCCGTCATTGATACAAAAACGCACTTAATGATTTCTACTATTCAAGTAGACGATGCAAATACTTTAGATACCCAAAATTTCAGATTTACTCCTAATGGAAAATTAGCTTATGTAATTAATTCTACTAATGATCGCCCTTCTACAGTTTCAGTTATTGATGTAAAGACACACTCTGTTATCGCTACGATTTCTGTAGGAATTCAAGCCCATAGAATCGCTTTATCACCCGATGGGAAAGTTGCTTTTGTAACGAATAACATGAGTGGTACTGTTACTGTCATAGATGTAAAAACACATAGTGTCATCTCTACTTTAAATATTGGGGGCAATCCCTCTGATGTAGCAATAACAAATGATGGGAAACTAGTTTATGTAAATTCTGAAATAGTCGATACAGTGACGGCTATTGATACAAAAACTCATTCGGTAATTGCTACGATACAAGTAGGTAATATCCAATTTAACAGTTTCTTAGAATTTACACCCGATAATAAATTAGCTTACGCTGGAAACCAGGCCGATGGCACTGTATCGGTAATTGACGTAAAAACTCATTCGGTAATCGCAACAGTTCCTGTCGGTACGGATCCGAGGGCTATCGCATTCACACCGAATTAG
- a CDS encoding cytochrome D1 domain-containing protein, protein MVLAYVVSMSQSDNVTVIDTKTHSVIATIPSINFPANTNIAITPDGKIAYVLILDNINNVSLVSVIDTKTHSVIATVQIGSNIGFVPQNVISFTPDGKLAYATVSGGNIVSAIDVKTHSVIATVQAEMGPDDFVFTPDGKLAYVLNDFIPGSVSIIDTKTHSVIATVLVENRPNSIEITPDGKLAYVMNRFSENVSVIDVKTHSVIATVVVGIAPIKVAFTPDGKLAYVVNSNPSGLGSVSAIDVKTHSVITTIPLAGNEDTPSSIDITPNGKLAYVPTSNGNTVVVIDIKTHSVIATIQVENNNSSQRFVSFTPDGKLAYVGNNIEGTVSVIDVKTHSVIATVDVGANPAAIAFTPN, encoded by the coding sequence ATGGTACTGGCTTATGTTGTTAGTATGTCACAGAGTGATAATGTAACGGTGATAGACACTAAAACACACTCTGTTATCGCAACCATTCCTTCTATAAATTTTCCAGCTAATACTAATATCGCTATTACTCCAGACGGAAAGATCGCCTATGTGTTAATTTTAGATAACATTAATAATGTTAGTTTAGTTTCTGTCATTGATACTAAGACTCATTCAGTTATTGCAACCGTGCAAATAGGTAGTAATATAGGATTTGTCCCACAAAATGTAATTTCCTTTACACCGGATGGAAAACTTGCATATGCAACTGTTAGTGGAGGAAATATCGTATCTGCCATAGATGTAAAAACACACTCGGTCATAGCTACTGTACAGGCAGAGATGGGACCAGATGATTTTGTCTTTACTCCAGACGGAAAACTCGCTTATGTTCTTAATGACTTTATACCAGGTAGTGTGTCTATCATTGATACAAAAACTCACTCGGTTATTGCAACTGTGCTAGTAGAAAATAGACCGAATTCTATCGAGATAACACCAGATGGAAAACTTGCCTACGTAATGAACCGATTTTCCGAAAACGTATCGGTTATAGATGTAAAAACGCACTCTGTCATAGCTACTGTTGTAGTTGGAATAGCACCTATCAAAGTAGCATTTACTCCTGATGGGAAACTCGCTTATGTTGTAAATTCAAATCCGAGTGGTCTTGGCTCAGTTTCCGCAATTGATGTCAAAACTCATTCTGTTATTACAACAATTCCTTTAGCTGGAAACGAAGATACGCCTAGCAGCATCGATATTACACCTAACGGAAAACTCGCTTATGTACCTACGTCGAATGGAAACACTGTCGTAGTTATTGACATAAAAACTCACTCGGTTATTGCTACAATTCAAGTAGAAAATAATAATTCATCTCAACGTTTTGTCTCCTTCACACCAGATGGAAAATTAGCTTACGTAGGAAATAACATTGAAGGAACTGTATCGGTTATTGACGTAAAAACACATTCCGTAATTGCTACTGTCGATGTTGGTGCAAATCCGGCTGCTATCGCATTCACACCGAATTAG